One Nostoc punctiforme PCC 73102 DNA window includes the following coding sequences:
- the trpC gene encoding indole-3-glycerol phosphate synthase TrpC, whose protein sequence is MTYPFTTPNTYLQPTLTEIIWQKKHEVAQIQQEMSLASLQRQLAAAPTVRDFISALQQSHYRPCIIAEVKKASLIHGIIKADLDSVAIAKAYERGGATCISVFTDQKFFYGSFENLRTIRYRVGLPLLCKEFILDPCQIYLARAAGADAVLLIAGILSDKELQNFLRVIHYLGMNALIEVHTLAELDRVLKLDDVRLIGINNQSLEDFSVNIDTTEQLLAARRSQLQSLGIIVVSESGLYTPADLSLVAEAGTHAVILGESLVKQEDIQQSVRNLLKPTAIFR, encoded by the coding sequence ATGACTTACCCATTTACTACCCCTAATACTTATTTGCAACCTACTCTGACAGAGATTATATGGCAGAAAAAGCATGAAGTTGCACAGATTCAGCAAGAGATGTCTTTGGCTTCTTTGCAACGCCAGTTAGCTGCTGCGCCGACTGTGCGAGATTTTATCTCTGCTTTGCAACAGAGTCATTACCGACCTTGTATCATTGCAGAGGTGAAAAAAGCATCCCTAATTCATGGAATTATTAAAGCAGATTTGGACTCAGTAGCGATCGCTAAAGCCTATGAACGTGGTGGCGCAACTTGTATCTCTGTCTTCACCGATCAGAAGTTCTTTTATGGCAGCTTTGAAAATTTACGCACCATCCGCTACCGGGTGGGATTGCCTCTACTGTGCAAGGAATTCATTTTAGATCCCTGCCAAATTTATTTAGCACGGGCAGCAGGCGCTGATGCGGTGCTATTGATTGCAGGAATTCTCTCAGATAAGGAACTTCAAAACTTTTTGCGAGTGATTCACTATTTGGGAATGAATGCTTTGATAGAAGTCCATACTTTAGCAGAACTAGATCGGGTGCTAAAGCTTGATGATGTACGCCTAATAGGAATTAACAACCAAAGTCTAGAAGATTTTAGCGTCAATATTGACACAACTGAGCAACTACTGGCGGCTAGGCGATCGCAACTACAAAGCTTGGGCATTATCGTTGTTAGTGAGTCTGGCTTGTATACACCTGCTGATTTATCCCTTGTAGCTGAAGCTGGTACACATGCCGTTATACTTGGCGAATCCTTAGTTAAACAAGAAGATATACAACAGAGTGTACGTAATCTGCTCAAACCTACAGCTATTTTCAGATAA
- a CDS encoding transposase-like zinc-binding domain-containing protein, producing MKQALQSWQPKPQVYGMECPKCNSHLLGKHGREPDGVQRYICKNCSRIFRARPVITCNCLIPGKELRCQSCPQFQEFLDIVKQNMEELGFLSFQELQNLKVSEEGTQNAKFIADCE from the coding sequence ATGAAACAAGCGTTGCAATCATGGCAGCCAAAACCACAAGTTTATGGAATGGAATGTCCAAAATGCAATTCTCACCTCCTTGGTAAACATGGTCGAGAACCAGATGGTGTACAACGTTATATCTGTAAGAATTGCTCCCGTATCTTTAGAGCAAGACCTGTTATAACCTGTAATTGCTTGATTCCTGGAAAAGAATTAAGGTGTCAATCTTGCCCTCAATTTCAGGAGTTTTTGGATATTGTTAAGCAAAATATGGAGGAATTAGGCTTTTTGAGTTTTCAGGAACTACAGAACCTCAAAGTATCTGAGGAAGGAACTCAAAACGCCAAATTCATCGCAGATTGTGAGTAG
- a CDS encoding Arm DNA-binding domain-containing protein: protein MYSKPNSSKASKGTVQVISSNDRLQLRFRFADKRHYLSIGLADNSVNRKAAEAKARQIELDIVSGNFDPTLAKYKPQAVLSKVATEITRSITVKTSLADLWEQFIEYKRPQCSPNTMILSYGVFSNYVKNLTTHDLDKASEIRDYILNTIPLYSGKRFITRLSACCEWAIESGMISENPFQGMATKINLPKSSRSQEIDEINPFTLKERDKIINAIETNLFCPKASAFKHSHYTPFVTFLFLTGCRPSEAIALQWKHISQDLRQINFEQAIIKTEYGKQIRQGLKTQERRKFPCNDSLRKLLQSNKPEDATSDSFVFPSPKGKAIDIDNFRGRIWTTVIHGLEIEYRKLYQTRHTFITHALETGKLDVKDVARLVGNSPEIIYQHYAGSKRELFVPEF, encoded by the coding sequence GTGTACTCCAAACCCAACTCTAGTAAAGCTTCTAAAGGTACTGTTCAAGTCATCTCTTCAAATGACCGATTACAATTACGGTTCAGGTTCGCAGATAAACGTCATTATCTCAGCATAGGTTTGGCAGATAACTCTGTTAACCGTAAAGCAGCAGAAGCAAAGGCAAGGCAAATTGAGCTAGACATAGTTTCTGGAAATTTTGACCCTACCCTAGCTAAATACAAACCACAGGCTGTACTGAGTAAGGTTGCAACAGAAATAACACGTAGTATTACTGTTAAAACATCACTAGCAGACCTTTGGGAACAATTTATTGAATATAAGCGACCGCAGTGTAGCCCTAACACTATGATACTTTCGTATGGTGTTTTTTCTAATTATGTTAAAAATTTAACAACTCATGACTTGGATAAAGCTAGCGAAATCAGAGACTACATTTTAAATACAATTCCTTTATATTCAGGAAAAAGATTTATTACCCGTCTTTCGGCTTGCTGCGAGTGGGCAATAGAATCTGGAATGATTTCAGAAAACCCATTTCAGGGGATGGCAACGAAAATTAATTTACCAAAGTCATCCAGAAGCCAGGAAATCGACGAAATAAATCCTTTTACTTTGAAAGAAAGAGATAAAATTATCAATGCAATTGAAACCAACCTCTTTTGTCCAAAAGCATCAGCGTTTAAGCATAGCCACTATACTCCTTTTGTTACGTTCCTATTTTTAACAGGATGTAGACCATCAGAAGCTATTGCTTTACAGTGGAAACATATTTCTCAAGATTTAAGACAAATTAATTTTGAGCAAGCAATCATTAAAACTGAGTATGGTAAACAAATTAGGCAAGGGTTAAAGACTCAAGAAAGAAGAAAGTTTCCGTGCAATGATTCACTCCGTAAACTATTACAATCTAATAAGCCGGAAGATGCAACCTCTGATTCATTTGTATTTCCTTCACCTAAAGGCAAAGCAATTGATATCGATAACTTTCGGGGACGGATATGGACAACTGTAATTCATGGGTTGGAAATTGAATACAGGAAACTGTACCAAACTAGACATACTTTTATTACTCATGCTCTCGAAACTGGTAAGCTAGATGTAAAAGATGTGGCTCGGTTGGTAGGTAATAGCCCAGAAATAATATATCAACACTATGCAGGTAGCAAACGGGAATTATTTGTCCCTGAATTTTAA
- a CDS encoding HetP family heterocyst commitment protein, whose translation MTQNITGYQTQTGKKINNEQIEQILKAIIAGKYSWACVLILRFAGYNPIDYIPYRTYIRLLKNNCLVESSKQNKTDTKTVEALSLKSTWLHL comes from the coding sequence ATGACTCAAAATATCACTGGTTATCAAACACAAACGGGTAAGAAAATCAACAATGAACAAATTGAGCAAATTCTCAAAGCGATTATTGCTGGCAAATATTCTTGGGCATGTGTTTTAATTTTGCGGTTTGCTGGTTACAATCCCATAGACTATATACCTTACCGAACCTACATTCGATTGCTCAAAAATAACTGCTTAGTTGAAAGTTCAAAACAAAATAAAACTGATACTAAGACTGTAGAAGCGTTAAGCCTGAAATCAACCTGGCTTCATCTTTGA
- a CDS encoding restriction endonuclease subunit S has protein sequence MSDELTELPEGWQWKNLGEVFEIFVGATPSRKIPEYWDGSIPWVSSGEVAFCEIYETRETITELGLKNTSTELHPPGTVLLGMIGEGKTRGQAAILKIYATHNQNSAAIRVSEIGLPPEYVYYFLKLEYERTRQIGSGNNQQALNKSRVQLMSFPVPPLNEQKRIVANIEELNDRTQRAKEALDSIPQLCDRFRQSVLAAAFRGDLTADWRDQNPDVEPASVLLERIRRDRRCRWEELEVAKMQSKGKVVEECKWKEKYQEPDPLSNFDLPELPNGWVWTKWEQVGFCQNGRAFPSKEYQTNGVKLLRPGNLHVSGEIEWNDSNTRYLSEDWAEQYPDYLISTNELVINLTAQSLADEFLGRICLTGEDERCLLNQRIARLVPIIISPRFLFWLFKSKLFRSYVDDLNTGSLIQHIFTPQINKFHFPLPPLKEQQMIVNLIETQINSIENIGLKAGQMQNAFPHLNQSILAKAFRGELVPQEPDDEPASVLLERIRAKRDKLNNSKPKSDRTSKRKRKTVEGQGVIPGLE, from the coding sequence ATGAGTGACGAATTAACAGAACTACCAGAAGGTTGGCAATGGAAAAATTTGGGAGAAGTTTTTGAAATTTTTGTAGGAGCAACACCGAGCCGAAAAATTCCAGAATATTGGGATGGTTCAATACCTTGGGTCAGTAGTGGAGAAGTTGCCTTCTGTGAAATTTATGAAACACGTGAAACTATTACTGAATTAGGTCTAAAAAATACCTCGACAGAACTTCATCCCCCTGGCACAGTTCTACTGGGGATGATTGGTGAAGGAAAAACACGCGGTCAAGCAGCAATCCTCAAAATTTATGCAACTCATAATCAAAATTCTGCTGCAATAAGAGTTTCTGAGATTGGCTTACCACCAGAGTATGTATATTATTTTCTCAAGTTAGAGTATGAACGTACAAGGCAGATTGGCTCTGGAAATAATCAGCAAGCGTTGAATAAAAGTCGTGTTCAATTGATGTCTTTTCCCGTTCCACCCCTCAACGAGCAAAAGCGGATTGTTGCCAATATTGAGGAGTTGAACGATCGCACTCAAAGAGCCAAGGAAGCACTAGACAGTATACCTCAGTTGTGCGATCGCTTCCGTCAATCCGTCCTCGCTGCTGCCTTCCGAGGCGATTTAACAGCAGATTGGCGCGACCAAAACCCAGACGTTGAACCTGCTTCAGTTTTGCTGGAAAGAATTAGGCGCGATCGTCGTTGTCGTTGGGAAGAACTCGAAGTAGCGAAGATGCAGTCTAAAGGTAAAGTAGTTGAAGAATGTAAGTGGAAAGAAAAATATCAAGAACCTGATCCATTAAGTAATTTTGACTTGCCAGAATTACCTAATGGATGGGTGTGGACAAAATGGGAACAGGTAGGTTTTTGTCAAAATGGTCGAGCGTTTCCAAGCAAAGAGTATCAAACAAATGGAGTTAAACTCCTCCGCCCAGGAAATCTTCATGTATCAGGAGAGATTGAGTGGAATGATTCAAACACTAGATATCTTTCTGAAGATTGGGCTGAACAATATCCTGATTATTTAATTAGTACTAATGAGCTTGTTATAAACCTTACGGCTCAATCACTTGCAGATGAATTCCTGGGAAGAATCTGCCTAACTGGTGAAGATGAAAGATGTTTACTTAACCAACGAATAGCACGCTTGGTACCGATCATAATATCACCACGTTTTTTATTCTGGTTGTTTAAGTCTAAATTGTTCAGAAGTTATGTTGATGATTTAAACACAGGTTCTCTAATTCAGCATATATTCACGCCTCAAATAAATAAGTTTCATTTTCCTCTACCACCTTTAAAAGAACAACAAATGATTGTGAATTTAATCGAAACGCAAATTAATTCCATTGAAAATATTGGGCTGAAAGCTGGACAAATGCAAAACGCTTTTCCTCATCTGAATCAATCTATTCTTGCTAAAGCTTTTCGGGGTGAACTTGTCCCCCAAGAGCCTGATGATGAACCTGCATCAGTATTACTAGAACGAATTCGAGCCAAACGAGACAAATTAAATAACAGCAAACCAAAAAGCGATCGTACAAGCAAGCGCAAGAGGAAGACAGTAGAAGGTCAAGGGGTTATACCAGGACTAGAGTAG
- a CDS encoding GerMN domain-containing protein: MSKIMNTTKRYFLPLIFVTMVVSLSSCSSNPTARNIDSPTPGPITTPTNSVSSQTPSQIPSVAQLREKSPNQESPKENTPSPSIPKAVTSKTTNVTLYTSDTQCQEFIPEKVSVPAEEPVTNVVNKILEKRDTSDFSLSGYRVNIKNGVATVDLRISPESKRQIASLSSCEQFALFGSLRKTLTSNSQWNIKEVRFTERGEDIVL; encoded by the coding sequence ATGAGCAAAATTATGAACACAACTAAAAGATATTTTTTACCCCTGATTTTTGTGACAATGGTTGTCAGCCTCAGCAGTTGTAGTTCTAACCCTACCGCTCGTAATATTGATAGCCCAACACCAGGCCCCATAACAACACCAACGAATAGCGTATCTTCTCAGACTCCTAGCCAAATTCCTAGCGTAGCTCAGTTGAGAGAAAAATCTCCTAATCAAGAATCTCCTAAAGAAAATACGCCTTCCCCATCAATTCCTAAAGCTGTCACTAGCAAAACTACTAATGTCACGCTATATACAAGTGATACCCAGTGTCAAGAATTCATTCCTGAAAAAGTTTCAGTACCAGCCGAAGAACCAGTTACAAATGTAGTAAATAAGATATTAGAAAAACGAGATACAAGCGACTTTAGCTTGTCTGGATATCGTGTCAACATCAAAAATGGTGTTGCTACAGTTGATCTGCGAATATCTCCTGAGTCAAAACGGCAAATAGCTTCTCTTTCTAGTTGTGAACAGTTTGCTCTGTTTGGCAGTCTCCGCAAAACCTTAACGAGTAATAGCCAATGGAATATTAAAGAGGTTCGCTTCACTGAGCGAGGTGAGGATATTGTTCTTTAG
- the xisF gene encoding fdxN element excision recombinase XisF yields MKRIVGYARVSSREQAIDSHALEQQEARLKGGGATEIFQDIQSGSNDDRPALKKLMNLVKNKQVDEVIITRIDRKARSLPKLRECIDIYQQAGVNLRILDQQIDLNTSQGKLMINVLGSLAEWETDLLSERIRHGKEHRRNKRAACESYPWGYQVVNDKYQLDTRLFFCLISDRPDNYLELYNEENVTKLPGLTIKQIARDCIDIFLQVQGISRALKVIFTKYGLVKIHKNRNSRDSILHWTTAGFNKWLTNPVLRGHTAYFQRITISKGKRKKNKPEDWQLIHDTHPEYKLITEAEAVEIQQILKFNSKTGSFSFNQDPNHPVCYREYAYQTGLVFCAECGSKCITKSARYKQGMYYYYFACRYADMGCGNKKSTRKSNIEKALIHTLVQRSQILANELDEQLTIEQEKSEKLKQLESRLEALEKISGFDPDLEKLKEKIRLQIAEEVNPFLSDSILNKSTEEIIRAGNNLAIWHTLSPDEKVKVYHQLVHQITIRNAEVEEVILKI; encoded by the coding sequence ATGAAAAGAATTGTAGGTTATGCCAGAGTTTCTTCCCGTGAACAAGCTATTGATTCTCATGCTTTAGAACAACAGGAAGCTAGGCTTAAAGGTGGTGGAGCAACAGAAATTTTTCAAGATATTCAATCCGGTAGTAATGACGATAGACCTGCTTTAAAAAAATTGATGAACTTAGTAAAAAATAAACAAGTGGATGAAGTTATTATTACAAGAATTGATAGAAAAGCTCGCTCATTACCAAAATTACGAGAATGTATTGATATTTATCAACAAGCTGGTGTGAATTTAAGGATTTTAGACCAGCAGATTGATTTAAATACATCTCAAGGTAAACTAATGATAAATGTCTTAGGTTCTCTTGCAGAATGGGAAACTGACCTTTTATCAGAGCGAATAAGGCATGGTAAAGAACATCGCCGTAATAAACGAGCCGCTTGTGAATCCTATCCCTGGGGCTATCAAGTAGTTAATGATAAATATCAGTTAGATACTCGTTTATTTTTTTGTTTAATTTCAGACAGACCAGACAATTATCTTGAACTCTATAACGAAGAAAATGTCACAAAACTACCTGGTTTGACTATCAAACAAATAGCTAGAGATTGTATTGATATATTTCTACAAGTTCAAGGAATCAGTCGAGCTTTGAAAGTTATATTCACAAAATATGGATTAGTGAAAATACATAAAAATAGAAATAGTCGAGATAGTATATTACATTGGACAACAGCAGGTTTCAATAAATGGTTAACTAACCCTGTCCTTCGTGGTCACACGGCCTACTTTCAACGCATTACTATTAGCAAAGGAAAAAGAAAGAAAAATAAGCCTGAAGACTGGCAACTAATTCATGATACTCATCCAGAGTATAAGCTCATTACTGAAGCCGAAGCAGTTGAGATTCAACAAATTCTCAAATTTAACTCGAAAACTGGGTCTTTTAGCTTTAATCAAGACCCAAATCACCCTGTCTGTTACCGAGAATATGCTTATCAAACAGGTCTAGTTTTTTGTGCTGAATGCGGTTCCAAGTGTATTACTAAAAGTGCGAGGTATAAGCAAGGAATGTATTATTATTATTTTGCTTGCCGATATGCAGACATGGGTTGTGGGAATAAAAAATCTACCCGCAAATCTAATATTGAAAAGGCTCTCATCCATACCTTAGTACAACGTTCTCAAATTTTAGCGAATGAGTTAGACGAACAGCTAACTATAGAGCAGGAAAAATCAGAGAAACTAAAACAGTTAGAATCTCGACTAGAGGCTCTAGAAAAAATTTCAGGGTTTGACCCAGACCTTGAAAAGCTTAAAGAGAAGATTCGTCTACAAATTGCGGAGGAAGTTAATCCATTTCTCTCCGATTCAATTCTCAATAAAAGTACAGAGGAAATTATCCGTGCTGGTAATAATTTAGCAATCTGGCACACCTTATCTCCAGATGAAAAGGTCAAAGTTTATCACCAACTTGTTCATCAGATTACTATTCGCAATGCAGAAGTTGAAGAAGTGATTTTGAAAATCTAA